The following are from one region of the Nitrospirota bacterium genome:
- the rpiB gene encoding ribose 5-phosphate isomerase B — translation MKIAIACDHAGLELKESIKTLLQRFGIDTRDYGTGDNCSVDYPDYGERVSDAVASGEIERGILICGTGLGMSIVANKFPGVRATLCHNPLTARMGRLHNDSNVLVLGAKIIDDEIAAEIVKIWLETPFEGQRHSRRLEKISKIETKLNEGNKE, via the coding sequence ATGAAAATTGCCATTGCTTGTGACCACGCTGGTCTGGAACTAAAGGAAAGCATTAAAACACTGCTCCAGAGATTCGGGATAGATACCCGGGATTATGGAACAGGTGATAACTGCTCTGTTGATTACCCTGATTATGGTGAAAGGGTATCAGATGCTGTCGCTTCAGGAGAGATTGAAAGGGGCATCCTGATATGCGGCACAGGACTCGGCATGTCAATTGTAGCCAATAAATTTCCGGGTGTCCGTGCAACACTCTGCCACAACCCCCTTACTGCCAGGATGGGCCGTCTTCATAATGATTCAAATGTTCTTGTCCTTGGTGCAAAAATAATAGATGATGAGATTGCTGCGGAGATAGTAAAGATATGGCTTGAAACCCCTTTTGAAGGACAGAGGCATTCAAGGAGACTTGAAAAGATTTCAAAAATAGAAACAAAACTCAACGAAGGAAACAAAGAGTGA